GCTACCGCCCCGACGCGCGTCGTGGGCCGCGGCGCCCTCCGATCTGCGCTGCCCGTCACGGATCTCGCCGTGTCCGCGCTCGGGCTGCTCGGCGGCGCGGTGGTCGCGCTCGACGAGGCCGTCGGGCTGCCGGGCGCCAGCGAGGTCGTCGTCCACCGCGGTCGCGCCGAGACGTGGTGCGGGCAGCACGTGACGCCGGTCGGGTGGGCGCTGCCGTCGCCGTGGGATCCGCTCTCCGGCTCGTTCCCCACGCGCGACGGCTCGTGGATCCGCACGCACGCCAACGCGCCACGCCACCGCGCCGCGCTGCTCGCCGTCACCGGCTGCGCGCCCGACGCCGACGCCGCGGCGCTGACCCGGGCGATCGCCGGGTGGGACGCGATCGCCCTCGAGGACGCGGTCGTCGCGGCGGGCGGCGTCGCGGCGGCTCTCCGGAGCGCAGGCGAGTGGGCGGCGACGGACGCCGGCCGGGCGGTCGCCGCCGAGCCGCTGGTCGCGCGGGAGGACGGCGGCCGGGACACAGGCACGGCGGGCTGGCGGCCCACCGCGGAGGCGCCGCTCGCGGGGATCCGCGTGCTCGACCTCACGCGCGTCATCGCCGGCCCGGCGTGCACGCAGGCGCTCGCCGCCCTCGGCGCGGACGTGCTGCGCGTGGATCCGCCGGGCTGGGACGAGCCCGCCGTGCTGCCGCTCGTGATGGCCGGGAAGCGGACCGCGCGGCTCGACGCCCGGACCCCGGACGGGCGCGCCCGCCTCGCCGAGCTGCTGGCCGGCGCGGACGTGCTCGTGCACGGCTACCGTCCCGGCGCCCTCGACGCGCTCGGGTTCCCGCGGGAGGAGAGGGAGCGGATCCGCCCGGGCCTGGTCGACGTGGCCGTCGACGCGTACGGGTGGACCGGACCGTGGGCGGGGCGACGCGGCTTCGACTCGATCCTGCAGAGCGCGTCCGGGATCGCGCACGCGGGGATGGTCGCGGCGGGTGGCGACCGGCCCGTGCCGCTGCCCGTGCAGGCGCTCGACTGGAGCACGGGGTACCTCGCCGCCGCCTGCGCCGTCGCGGGGCTGGCGCGGCGGGCCGGAACCGGGCGCGGATCCGCCTGGCGGCTCTCGCTCGCCCGCACGGCGCACGCCCTGCTGGCCCTCCCGCGCTCCCCGTCGCCGGACGCGGCGAGCGCGATCGAGGACGCGGATGGCGAGCCCCCACGGCGCGTGACGACCCCGCTCGGCGACGCCCGCATGACGGCGTCGCCCCTGCGCGTGGGCCCCGCGTCGCTCTCCCCGGCGTGGATCGCCACCGCGCTCGGCGGGGACGCGCCGACCTGGCGCTGACCCAGCGGTCGCGGTCACCGCGTCGGGATATGATCTTGACAGAAGACGATCTCGTCTAGATATGATCTCTGCATGAGCCCATCCGCCGCGACCCACGACCCGGACCGCGCCGACGTGGACGCCGCCGGCATCGACTGGGGCTCCGGCGGCATCGAGACGCAGTTCGGCTGGTCCATCCAGGCCGTGTACCAGGGGTTCGTGCGCACGGCGCAGGGCGCCGTGGCGGACGTCCCGGGCGGACCGCGCGGGTACCAGGTGCTCGTCGCGATCACCACGGAGGAGCCGTCGTCGCAGCTCGCGCTCGCGCAGCGGCTCGGCATCGACAAGACGCAGATGACCTACGTGATCGACGCGCTCGCCGAGGGCGGGCACGTCGAGCGGCAGCCGCATCCGCGGGATCGCCGGATCCGCCAGGTCGTCCCGACCGCCGCCGGGCGCGCCCTGCTGGCGACGGCGCGCGTCGCGCTCGGCGAGGTGGAGGACGGCCTGATGGGCGCCCTCGACCCCGAGGAGCGCATCGCGCTCCGCCGCCTCCTCGCCCGCGTCGCCGTCGGCATCGGCGACGCCGCCGCCGCGGCCGACGCCGGTCCTGCCGACCGAGGCGAGCCCGACACCGACGCCGCGCGCCTCGAGCAGCCCGTCGCCGCCCCCCACCGCTCGCGCCGCTCGGCGCGCAGCACCACCCCAGATGGAGACCCCGCATGAGCACCTCGAACCCCGCATCCGCATCCCCGTCCGGCCCCGTCGTGGTCGCCGGCGCCACCGGCGACCTCGGCCGCCGCATCGTCCGCGAGCTGCTCGCCGCCGGCGCGCGCGTCCGCGTCCTCACCCGGCCCGGCAGCGCCGCGGCCACCGAGGCGTGGGGCGACGACCCGCGCGTCGAGGTCGTCGAGGCCGCCTACACCGACCGGGCCGCGCTGATCCGCGCGGTCGCCGGCGCGCGCGTCGTCGTCTCCGCCGTGAGCGGCGCCCGCGCCGTGATCGTCGGGGCGCAGCGCGCGCTCCTGGCAGCCGCGGTCGCGGCCGGCGTGCCGCGCTTCATCCCCTCGGACTACTCCGCCGACTACCGCCGGGTCACGCCCGGCAGCAACCGCAACTTCGAGCTGCGGCGCGAGTTCGCGGCCGACCTCGACGCGGCGCCCATCCGCGCCACCTCGGTGCTCAACGGCGCCTTCGCCGACATGCTCACCGGGCAGGCGCCCATCGTCCTGTTCGACCGGCGCCGCGTCCTGTACTGGTCGTCCGCCGACCAGGTGCTCGACTTCACGACCAAGGACGACACGGCCCGCGTGACGGCGCTCGTGGCGCTCGACGACGACGCGCCGCGCGTGGTCGAGGTGGCGGGGGACCGGGTCACCGCGAGGGACCTCGCGCGGATCATGACCGAGATCACGGGCACCGCGTTCGGCCTGCAGTGGGCGGGCACCACGGGCGTCCTCGGGACGGCGAGCAAGGCCATGCGCCGCATCGGCCGCGACGAGCAGGAGACGTTCCCGGCCTGGCAGGGGATGCAGTACCTCGTGAGCATGTACAGCGGCGAGGCGGAGCTGCTCCACGTGGACCGCGAGCGGTTCGGCGCGCACACCTGGACCGGCGTGCGCGACGTGCTCGAGGCGCACGTGGCGAGCCGTGGGGCGACGACCGCCGCCTAGCCGCGCGCGGTGCGCGCGCCAGGCGGGCCGGCCGCCGCGACGACGCGCCCGGGCGTCGCGTCACGAGGCCACGCCTCGCTGGGTGCGGCGTCCAGCGGGCGGTGGAAGGGTGGGGCCGCGCCACGAGCGCCGCGGGCCGGCCGTCCGACCGCCCGCACCCGAGAACGAAGGAGACCCATGTCTGCACGCAGCATCCAGTGGCAGCTGGCGAAGCGCCCCACCG
The genomic region above belongs to Clavibacter phaseoli and contains:
- a CDS encoding NmrA family NAD(P)-binding protein — its product is MSTSNPASASPSGPVVVAGATGDLGRRIVRELLAAGARVRVLTRPGSAAATEAWGDDPRVEVVEAAYTDRAALIRAVAGARVVVSAVSGARAVIVGAQRALLAAAVAAGVPRFIPSDYSADYRRVTPGSNRNFELRREFAADLDAAPIRATSVLNGAFADMLTGQAPIVLFDRRRVLYWSSADQVLDFTTKDDTARVTALVALDDDAPRVVEVAGDRVTARDLARIMTEITGTAFGLQWAGTTGVLGTASKAMRRIGRDEQETFPAWQGMQYLVSMYSGEAELLHVDRERFGAHTWTGVRDVLEAHVASRGATTAA
- a CDS encoding CoA transferase, which encodes MTTPAPDDASGLAAAAAVLGATAPTRVVGRGALRSALPVTDLAVSALGLLGGAVVALDEAVGLPGASEVVVHRGRAETWCGQHVTPVGWALPSPWDPLSGSFPTRDGSWIRTHANAPRHRAALLAVTGCAPDADAAALTRAIAGWDAIALEDAVVAAGGVAAALRSAGEWAATDAGRAVAAEPLVAREDGGRDTGTAGWRPTAEAPLAGIRVLDLTRVIAGPACTQALAALGADVLRVDPPGWDEPAVLPLVMAGKRTARLDARTPDGRARLAELLAGADVLVHGYRPGALDALGFPREERERIRPGLVDVAVDAYGWTGPWAGRRGFDSILQSASGIAHAGMVAAGGDRPVPLPVQALDWSTGYLAAACAVAGLARRAGTGRGSAWRLSLARTAHALLALPRSPSPDAASAIEDADGEPPRRVTTPLGDARMTASPLRVGPASLSPAWIATALGGDAPTWR
- a CDS encoding MarR family winged helix-turn-helix transcriptional regulator, encoding MSPSAATHDPDRADVDAAGIDWGSGGIETQFGWSIQAVYQGFVRTAQGAVADVPGGPRGYQVLVAITTEEPSSQLALAQRLGIDKTQMTYVIDALAEGGHVERQPHPRDRRIRQVVPTAAGRALLATARVALGEVEDGLMGALDPEERIALRRLLARVAVGIGDAAAAADAGPADRGEPDTDAARLEQPVAAPHRSRRSARSTTPDGDPA